The following coding sequences are from one Sciurus carolinensis chromosome 11, mSciCar1.2, whole genome shotgun sequence window:
- the Rps13 gene encoding 40S ribosomal protein S13: MGRMHAPGKGLSQSALPYRRSVPTWLKLTSDDVKEQIYKLAKKGLTPSQIGVILRDSHGVAQVRFVTGNKILRILKSKGLAPDLPEDLYHLIKKAVAVRKHLERNRKDKDAKFRLILIESRIHRLARYYKTKRVLPPNWKYESSTASALVA; encoded by the exons ATGGGTCGCATGCATGCTCCCGG GAAGGGCCTGTCCCAGTCGGCTCTGCCCTATCGCCGCAGCGTCCCCACC TGGTTGAAGTTGACGTCTGACGACGTGAAGGAGCAGATTTATAAACTAGCCAAGAAGGGTCTGACTCCCTCACAAATTG GTGTGATACTGAGGGATTCACATGGTGTTGCACAAGTACGTTTTGTGACTGGCAATAAAATCTTGAGAATCCTTAAGTCCAAAGGACTTGCTCCTGATCTTCCTGAGGATCTCTATCATTTAATTAAGAAAGCAGTTGCTGTTCGAAAGCATCTTGAGAGGAATAGAAAG gataagGATGCTAAATTCCGCCTGATTCTGATAGAGAGCCGAATTCACCGATTGGCTCGATACTATAAGACCAAGCGGGTCCTTCCGCCAAATTGGAAATA tgagTCATCCACAGCCTCTGCCCTGGTGGCATAA